DNA sequence from the Mycobacteriales bacterium genome:
GCCACCGGCCACCTGCCCGCGCGCAGTGCCACCCGCATGACTGCCCGTCGCGGGACCATGGAACTGCCCGGCTCATCCGTCGGTCGGAGCACCCGCCGCTGTCGGATCGGCAGGTACTTGGTGCAGAGCGCTGAGCACCCGCTGGTGGGTGAGCCACCCCACCAGCTGGGTGCGGTCGTCATCCAGTACGGGGATCGCGGCCGTCAACGACGCGTCGAGAACGTTGAGAGTCTGGTCGAGCGTCGACGTGCATGTGACCGTCTCGGGGAGCTCCACCACGCTGCCCACGGTGGCCGTGTCGTGGTCGCCGTCGGCGAGGGTGTCGGCGACCGCGCGGGCGGTGACGATGCCGCGGTAACGTCCGGCGGTGTCGGTGACCGGGAGTTGGCCGTAGCGGGTGCGGGCCAGCAGCTCGGCCGCGTCGAGCAGCGTCGTGTCCTCGGTGAGCGCCGGCCCGACCTTCTGCATGACCTGCCCTGCGGTCACCGCGGTGAGCGCGGTCGAACGGACCGGCGCGTCGAGATCCACTCCGCGGCGGCGCAGTTTGAGCGTGTAGATGGTGTCGCTGGTCAGCAGATGGCTGACGCCGGTCGCCAAGGCGATCGCGGCCATCAGCGGCAGGATGATCCCGTATTCGCCGGTGAGCTCGAACATGATGATCACGGCGGTAATCGGGGCGCGCGCCGCCCCGGCGAACACGGCCCCCATCCCGATCAGCCCGTACGCGCCGGTCGGCCCGGTGAGACCCGGGACCAGGTCGTGCAGGATCTGCCCGTACGCGGACCCGAGCATGGCGCCGATGAACAGGCTGGGTGCGAACACCCCACCGGATCCTCCGATGCCGATCGTGAGACTGGTGGCGATCACCTTGCCGGCGAGCAGAACCAGCAGAAAGCCGATGGCGTATTTCCCGGCCACGCCACGGCCGAGCACCGGATAGCCGACCCCGTACATCTCCGGCAGCACGAGCAGCAGCCCGCCGAGAACCACCCCGCCGACGGCGGGACGAAGCCATTCCGGACCGTGCCAGACCCGGTCGCACACGTCCTCGATCAGGTAGAGCACCCGGGTGAAGGCGACCCCGATGACCCCGGCGAACAACCCGAGCGCGGCGAACAGCACGTACTCGGCGAGATGGTGCACCGTGAACGGCGGCAGGTGCAGGAACGCCCCGCCGCCCAGGGCGGCGCGGCCGATCACACTCGCCGTCACCGACGCCAGCACCACCATGCCGAAGGACTGCGCGGTGAAGTCGCGCAGAATGAGTTCCATCGCGAAGAACACCCCGGCCAACGGAGCGTTGAACGTCGCGGCGATCCCGCCGGCGGCACCGCAGGCCACCAACACCCGCATGCGCGACTCCGCGACCCGCAGCAGCGACCCGAGCGAAGAGCCCAGCGCCGAGCCGATCTGCACGATCGGGCCCTCCCGGCCCACCGATCCCCCACCGCCGATGCACAGCGCCGAGGCCAGCGCTTTGACCGCGGCCACCTGAGGGGCGATCCGGCCGCCGCGGCGGGCG
Encoded proteins:
- a CDS encoding chloride channel protein, producing MDLSAGAGNDAPSRWWPGRFAGVPLQAGRPRLLTALRSSNSGLLVLAVVVGAGAGGGAVVFRWLIKEFTLALSGHPDYSAAGHAGNPHVPGLGRWFVVLAPVIAGLLYGPLVHFFAREARGHGVPEVMYAVARRGGRIAPQVAAVKALASALCIGGGGSVGREGPIVQIGSALGSSLGSLLRVAESRMRVLVACGAAGGIAATFNAPLAGVFFAMELILRDFTAQSFGMVVLASVTASVIGRAALGGGAFLHLPPFTVHHLAEYVLFAALGLFAGVIGVAFTRVLYLIEDVCDRVWHGPEWLRPAVGGVVLGGLLLVLPEMYGVGYPVLGRGVAGKYAIGFLLVLLAGKVIATSLTIGIGGSGGVFAPSLFIGAMLGSAYGQILHDLVPGLTGPTGAYGLIGMGAVFAGAARAPITAVIIMFELTGEYGIILPLMAAIALATGVSHLLTSDTIYTLKLRRRGVDLDAPVRSTALTAVTAGQVMQKVGPALTEDTTLLDAAELLARTRYGQLPVTDTAGRYRGIVTARAVADTLADGDHDTATVGSVVELPETVTCTSTLDQTLNVLDASLTAAIPVLDDDRTQLVGWLTHQRVLSALHQVPADPTAAGAPTDG